The genomic region ATTGAATCCTGTACCTCCTGATTAGACTGGTTGGATGCCCCCATTTAACATTCAGGTTTCTCCATTTCACACGCCACCATATTCAGACACACCAGCACAACACTCATTTCATTGTGTTCTCtcgtctgtttgtctctgtgctcGTTCAACACATATGCAGCTGTTTTACATGGATAGTAAAAGTTTTTTGCATTTCTGCAGTACCTGACACACGTTTGTATTTCCTTTTGAGGGGCTCATATTCAGATCAACTGTTACATTCATTGCTCAGTGTTACACATATGGTGTTGGTTGTGTCATGCTctaactgttgtttttaaatatctttGTGCCCCTGTAGCTTTCCTATCATAAAGGCATCTCAACCACCCCTGTTCCAATTCATCTATCACCAAGATCCTGGAGGGATCCTCCCAGGTAACGTGTTGTTCTATACAATTATTCATAATCGCACCACAACACTTACAGTAGCTGTAAGGATGCCCAGTAAATGGTTACCTGATTTGTTAAGTTGTATTTATaatgaatttgtttgttttattgttcaggAGATTTAGAGAAGATCTGGTGTAGAATATGTCTGGCCCTGTTCCAAGCCGCTCTCGAGTTTACCctgatgtaaacacacagagacctCGGGAATACTGGGACTATGAGTCCCATGTTGTTGAATGGGGGTAAGACAAATTGATTGGACTGTTTgctgtatttgatttattttgcttTGTCTGGGAAATGTTCCAAAGACTAAACTGACTGTtatattctctctttttttttttaagaaaccaAGACGACTATCAGCTTGTCAGAAAACTAGGGAGAGGCAAATATAGTGAAGTGTTTGAAGCCATAAACATCACAAACAATGAAAAAGTGGTCGTCAAAATACTGAAGGTATGGAGATAATCACTCAACAAGATGTTCTAACTGTAAAGCAAATaatagtttttcattttgttggcGATATATGTACCTCACCAAACTGTCCCTGTTCACAGCCggtcaagaaaaagaaaatcaagagGGAAATAAAGATCCTGGAGAATCTGCGGGGTGGCCCAAATATCATCTCACTGTTAGATATCGTTAAAGATCCCGTGGTAATTTGTTCTCCTTATTGCATCGTGACAATTCTGGACTAATATTTTAATACATAAATGCACAAACAGATGTTTTTCCCCCTCCTTTTTAGTCACGAACCCCTGCTCTGGTCTTTGAACATGTGAACAACACAGACTTCAAGGTAAGAAGATCAGTGTTCTATTGGTTTGCAATCTgtgaatacaaaaataaataaatatataaattctgattcttttttttttttttttttttacagcaattGTACCAAACCCTATCTGACTTCGACATACGGTTTTACATGTATGAAATCCTAAAGGTAAACAGCTTTTGATACTGAATATTTACTGTATGTTTATGTTATGGCCCTCATTGGTTCTTTTTACATTTGCCAGATACTTCACATCAGAAAATACTCCTAACACATACTTTTTCCTCTATTACCATTTAGGCCCTGGATTACTGCCACAGTATGGGGATAATGCACAGAGATGTCAAGCCACATAATGTAATGATTGATCACGAACACAGAAAGGTATGGTCTAATGCgtcaaacattttcttaatgTGATCTGTCACCTGTGCTATCAATATGatctaaattatattaaattttttAACTTCCAGCTCCGTCTAATCGATTGGGGTCTGGCAGAATTCTACCACCCAAACCAAGAATACAACGTGAGAGTGGCTTCCAGGTATTTTAAAGGACCTGAACTGCTGGTAGATTACCAGGTGAGACTCATTCTTATTCTGCAAGTCAAATCATGCCAGTTGGCCAAAATGCAAGTTAGGATTTGTATTATTCGAGAGGAAggacacatttttttcaaactttaaTTCATGTATCCACCTCAAGCCTTTCCCCCTTTTATATGTTTTGTAGATGTATGACTACAGCTTGGACATGTGGAGTTTGGGTTGCATGCTCGCCAGCATGATCTTCAGGAAGGAGCCTTTCTTTCACGGTCATGACAACTACGATCAGGTATGAAGAACTCACTCTTTTGTGGGTCTGTTAACAGACCTTGTGGCTCGAGTAGTGCAGTGTTTAGGCCTAGTCTAATAGTACAAAGATTTAAGTTCTACACACTGAAACCACAAATGTTTTCAACAAGGTttttctcaaactcacttcaaatgtttttttaacaaggGTAGACATTATCCTATTTGGTTTTTTGATGCTCTGAAAGTAGAACAAAGTGATTTAAAGACAAATTTCTGTTTGTACTAGTAGACATGAAGTTATCACATTTTCTCCCACATTCCCTGCCACCACTAGGTATGCATGACACAAGTGTTAAAGTGGTGTTTATATAGTTGAACAAATAGTTTGATATGTATATAAAAATTAAATGCAGAACATAAACCGGTTTTACCTGTAAATTATGAATCTTTGCTACAAACAgaatgaaagtaaaaaagaaattctgtttgtctatttattttgcATGCTAGTATAAACCATTAATCATAGAGGTAACACCTGCAGAGGGAAGATCACTGGTTCTGTCGGATTTTATAATAGAGGAATGTGCATTCTCAAACTGTAGGCACATTTCACAGATATTTCATAAAGCCaaatctatattcagatttGACATTTCCCCCAATAATAATAACCACTTTATTGTCATAAACATCCATACCCATAAAATTCCCTACTCGGGATGCAGCAAATGTCTATGTATCTTTAAAAACTTTGAAATCTGTGTTTTCTGAATTTCAGCTGGTGCGAATCGCAAAAGTTCTCGGCACAGAAGACCTGTACGACTACATCGACAAGTACAACATTGAACTGGATCCACGGTTCAATGACATTTTGGGAAGGTAAAACATTTTGGCTGTATGActtcaatttcaatattattgtatattttgaGCACAATTTTGGCTCATGAATAACTCTCAATATAACTCTGTCCCTGGTATGTTCTCCAGACACTCCCGCAAAAGGTGGGAGAGGTTTGTGCACAGCGAGAACCAGCACCTGGTCAGCACAGAGGCTTTAGACTTCCTGGACAAACTGCTGCGCTATGACCACCAAGCCCGTCTCACGGCCAGAGAGGCCATGGATCATCCCTACTTCTGTAAGTTAGCTGTTTGTTATCACCCCGACTGCTCCTCGTAAGTTTTTTGTGCACTTTATTTAAAGTGGCTCGACTCTTGTCAACACATGAATTTGGTTTACGAGTTGCTCAAATCCACTTGTGTTCGCAGATCCCATCGTTAAAGATCAGGGAAGGGGGGCCACTCCAGGAGGGATGGCTGCAAGCTCCACACCAGTCAGCTCTTCAAGTATGATGGCCGGTGAGTAATCCTCTCTGGAATGAATTGCCCTTAGGAGCAGGAATAATCTAAAGCTGTTTTTGTCATGTGTaatttgcaaataaaaaaagattgtgAATGGCTGCAATCTCTCTGTGAATCAAGATTGTGATGACATGTAAATACAAGCACTTCCAAATGATTAACATGCCGCCCGTCTCTCCTAGGCATCACCTCAATGTCCTCCTCACAGCCACTGGCTAACATTGCTGGATCACCTGTCATCTCTGCCCCCAACACTCTGGCCACACAAGTCCCTGCAGCCACAGGGGCCCAACCCTGAAGCCACTCCCCCACCTGTGTTTAATGTGTGCTCATGGCCATGTCCTGCCTAGATCTCACTGCAGCCCAGGGCCATGGCTCTCCTTTTTATGTTGGAAaataacaaagaagaaaatTTAAATTGCTTTTCACATTCAGTTATATTTTGACACCTGGACTTGACAGAAATGTATTGTTGCACCTGTCAGGATTATTAGAATTAATTTGGGTGTGTTCTTTGACAATGCCATTGTCTAGAAATTCTAATAAGATGTAGACATGAAGAGAATGGataataaaatttattttgtatgttcCAAATATACAGTCTTGCTTGAAACTGTTTGATGGGGATCCTGCTGTATTACACTGTGAACCTTTACACGACTTCACAAAACAAAGCGTCAGGAATCTGgtgtgcccccccctcccctcccctcgctTAACAGTGCTCGCTGGTTGCACACGATGTAATGTGCAGGAGTTGTTGGTGTTTTGAAGTTGTTAGATGCTATCATTCTTTAATTCGACTTTTTGTAGATATTCTACAGTTACTGTCAGGTTGCATGCACCCAATGCTGAATATCACAGGGTCAATAGTTTGCCAATTTTATGTTACTTTCACttctgtatgtgtatgtatgtgttcatgtttgttttttatgaagTCTCTTACACATGATTTTGATTACATAGACAATTTTGtaactttttgttttatgttgggAGGGAGTCATCACCTACAATAAAACAacttcaaaaataaacattaaaaaaaggtttctgCAGGCACCACATGTCATTGACTATGCTGCACTGGTATTGATGAGTGGGTTTAAAACAAGTGCACAGTCGGCTAATCCATCAAGATAGTTTGTCTGGGTTACGGTGTGTTCAGAACAAACAGGACCCCACAGCTCTATGTCTACATTCACAGccccttttattttgtatccgTCTGAACAGGGTGAATGTGACTGCTTCCACCATTTGTACTTATGTGTGTGGGAGAACATGTCGATGCA from Pleuronectes platessa chromosome 10, fPlePla1.1, whole genome shotgun sequence harbors:
- the LOC128449631 gene encoding casein kinase II subunit alpha, translated to MSGPVPSRSRVYPDVNTQRPREYWDYESHVVEWGNQDDYQLVRKLGRGKYSEVFEAINITNNEKVVVKILKPVKKKKIKREIKILENLRGGPNIISLLDIVKDPVSRTPALVFEHVNNTDFKQLYQTLSDFDIRFYMYEILKALDYCHSMGIMHRDVKPHNVMIDHEHRKLRLIDWGLAEFYHPNQEYNVRVASRYFKGPELLVDYQMYDYSLDMWSLGCMLASMIFRKEPFFHGHDNYDQLVRIAKVLGTEDLYDYIDKYNIELDPRFNDILGRHSRKRWERFVHSENQHLVSTEALDFLDKLLRYDHQARLTAREAMDHPYFYPIVKDQGRGATPGGMAASSTPVSSSSMMAGITSMSSSQPLANIAGSPVISAPNTLATQVPAATGAQP